GCTCGGCGGACGACTGCGATTCGAACAGGTTGTTCAGGTGGTGGCGCAACATGGGGTCGTTGGCAGCGATGAAATCCGTCACCGACTGTTGTCGCGTGAAGACGGTGACCGCGATCTGCAACATCTTCGCCGGCCCGCCTGGTGGCAGGTTGACGATGAACTTGGGCTCCATCTCCACGTAGAGCGGTTCACCCTCGGGCGCCGCCTCGGGCTTGGGCTGTTCTTCCTCGGCCTGCGCCGCCTTCCCGTCCTCGGGTGGCTCCTCGCCGCCCATCAGGAAAAACGCCGCGCCACCGCCACCGAGCAGCAGCACCACCAGGCCCACGATGAGGATCAGCTTCTTCTTGCCGCCTCCGCCGCCTTCTTCGCCTTCGATGTCCTTGTCATCTTTCGCCATGGTTTCCCCCGTGGTCACCAGTCATTGCCTGCCACAGGAACTGCAATCGCCATGCCAGGCCGCAACCTCGCTGACAAACAAGGAATATCAATGACTTGCGAAGAACAGGCGCAACGGGGACGAAAGTTTGGCGCCCGCAGCCCCCATGGCAGGGCGAAAAACCGGCACCTGTTCAGCGCGATCTCAGGTGCAGCAGGAGCTGGTCCAGCGGGATGGGCTGAGAGAAGTGATAACCCTGCAACAGGGTACAGCCTTCGCGGCACAG
The sequence above is a segment of the endosymbiont of unidentified scaly snail isolate Monju genome. Coding sequences within it:
- a CDS encoding flagellar basal body-associated FliL family protein encodes the protein MAKDDKDIEGEEGGGGGKKKLILIVGLVVLLLGGGGAAFFLMGGEEPPEDGKAAQAEEEQPKPEAAPEGEPLYVEMEPKFIVNLPPGGPAKMLQIAVTVFTRQQSVTDFIAANDPMLRHHLNNLFESQSSAELLTLEGKQKLQQAVQELLQNKMEEMDQPGKIKAVYFTEFVLQ